In Rutidosis leptorrhynchoides isolate AG116_Rl617_1_P2 chromosome 2, CSIRO_AGI_Rlap_v1, whole genome shotgun sequence, one genomic interval encodes:
- the LOC139889467 gene encoding uncharacterized protein, with product MGFEGDDNKKGTRRQKLQQGWLLMVIIQEGSALEDLQIPFKSSVLRSIGDGEATEFWHDHWIGSDRLCNSFSRLYRLDLVKNASIKDRVLLVNGRLEHRWEWSRTPSGITASELHSLITLLASFSFNGNCRDRWTWNLASNGILTTKRLAALIDEKLLGIYVSPHCFIQNNLVPKKFGIFVWRLLHKRIPVRVELDKRGMDLHSVRCPLCDGDVESVDHTFISCNLARDLWVRVGKWWNLGSPSFNNLGELLKDVGSLSMSSSGRLILQATFWVCAFLIWKNRNNKVFQGKCWSTPVALNEVQIKSFEWISSCVKDKKFDWLTWISNPSVLLS from the exons ATGGGATTCGAAGGTGATGACAATAAGAAAGGAACCAGAAGGCAGAAGTTACAGCAAGGATGGTTGCTCATGGTGATTATTCAAGAAG GATCGGCATTGGAAGATTTGCAAATTCCATTTAAAAGCTCGGTTCTGAGATCTATTGGAGACGGTGAGGCAACAGAGTTTTGGCATGACCACTGGATTGGCTCGGACAGGTTATGTAACTCGTTCTCGAGATTGTATAGGCTGGATCTGGTCAAGAACGCTTCAATAAAAGATCGAGTATTGCTGGTAAATGGCAGGCTGGAGCATCGGTGGGAGTGGTCTCGAACTCCATCAGGCATAACGGCATCAGAACTCCACAGTTTAATCACGTTACTTGCTTCGTTTTCTTTTAATGGCAACTGCAGAGACAGGTGGACTTGGAATCTTGCTTCGAATGGTATCCTCACGACGAAAAGGTTAGCTGCTCTTATCGACGAGAAGCTCTTGGGTATTTATGTGTCGCCACATTGCTTCATTCAAAACAATTTGGTACCAAAAAAATTTGGGATTTTCGTTTGGAGATTATTGCACAAGAGAATCCCGGTACGGGTTGAGTTAGATAAAAGAGGAATGGatcttcatagtgtacgttgtccccTTTGTGATGGAGATGTGGAATCGGTTGATCATACCTTTATCTCGTGTAACCTTGCTCGTGATTTATGGGTCCGGGTAGGGAAATGGTGGAATTTAGGATCTCCCAGTTTCAACAATCTTGGCGAGCTCCTAAAGGATGTTGGAAGCTTGTCCATGTCAAGTTCTGGACGGTTGATTCTCCAAGCTACGTTTTGGGTTTGTGCTTTTTTAATTTGGAAGAACCGAAACAATAAGGTGTTCCAAGGAAAATGTTGGAGCACACCGGTGGCACTAAATGAAGTACAAATCAAGTCATTCGAGTGGATCTCGTCCTGTGTTAAAGATAAAAAGTTTGATTGGCTCACGTGGATCTCTAACCCGAGTGTTCTTCTATCCTAG